In one Corallococcus sp. EGB genomic region, the following are encoded:
- a CDS encoding FAD/NAD(P)-binding oxidoreductase: MSASLAARTDASVLLKPSFASEHHRVLIIGGGTAGLTVAARLKRKGVHGVAVLEPSAHHYYQPLWTLVGAGAADIGSTVRPEADYIPAGTQWIRDRAEEVDPVRQQVLTRGGTRVSYDFLVVAPGIQLDWDRVRGLREALETPCVSSNYDFRLAPKTWEMVRAFQGGTALFTHPATPVKCAGAPQKIMYLVADHLRRSGLAGRSRVVFGSGGKALFAVQPFARVLEGVVERYGIQTHFHHDLVEVRSATREAVFAVTRDGRREEVTLEYDLLHVTPPQSAPDFIKRSPLAHADGPNAGWVKAHKHTLQHPDHPNVFAIGDASDLPTSRTGAAVRAEAPVLVENLVAVMAGREPTARYDGYASCPLVTGYGRMLLAEFDYEGRPAPSLPFINTFVERRDLWLLKKYGLPRLYWDGMLRGRA; encoded by the coding sequence ATGTCCGCTTCCCTGGCCGCACGCACCGACGCATCCGTTCTCCTCAAGCCTTCGTTCGCCTCCGAGCACCACCGGGTGCTGATCATCGGCGGCGGCACCGCGGGCCTCACGGTCGCGGCGCGGCTGAAGCGCAAGGGCGTGCACGGGGTCGCCGTCCTCGAGCCCTCCGCGCATCACTACTACCAGCCGCTGTGGACGCTGGTGGGCGCCGGGGCCGCGGACATCGGGAGCACCGTGCGGCCGGAGGCTGACTACATCCCCGCGGGGACGCAGTGGATCCGGGACCGGGCGGAAGAGGTGGATCCCGTCCGGCAACAGGTGCTCACGCGGGGGGGCACGCGCGTGTCCTACGACTTCCTGGTGGTCGCTCCCGGCATCCAGCTGGATTGGGACCGGGTGCGGGGCCTGCGTGAGGCGCTGGAGACGCCGTGCGTGTCCAGCAACTACGACTTCCGGCTCGCGCCGAAGACCTGGGAGATGGTGCGCGCGTTTCAGGGCGGGACGGCCTTGTTCACCCACCCGGCCACGCCGGTGAAGTGCGCGGGGGCGCCGCAGAAGATCATGTACCTGGTGGCGGACCACCTGCGCCGGAGCGGACTCGCCGGGCGGTCGCGGGTCGTCTTCGGCTCGGGGGGGAAAGCCCTCTTCGCGGTGCAGCCCTTCGCCCGGGTGCTGGAGGGCGTCGTGGAGCGTTACGGCATCCAGACGCACTTCCACCACGACCTGGTCGAGGTGCGCTCGGCCACCCGCGAGGCCGTCTTCGCGGTGACGCGCGACGGACGCCGGGAGGAGGTGACGCTGGAGTATGATCTGCTGCACGTCACGCCGCCGCAGAGCGCGCCGGACTTCATCAAGCGCAGCCCGCTGGCCCATGCGGACGGACCGAACGCGGGCTGGGTGAAGGCGCACAAGCATACGCTCCAGCACCCGGACCATCCGAACGTCTTCGCCATTGGAGACGCGAGCGACCTGCCCACGTCGCGCACGGGCGCCGCAGTCCGGGCGGAGGCCCCCGTCCTCGTGGAGAACCTGGTGGCGGTGATGGCGGGGCGTGAGCCCACGGCCCGGTATGACGGCTATGCGTCCTGCCCGCTGGTGACGGGCTATGGGCGGATGCTGCTCGCCGAGTTCGACTACGAGGGCCGGCCGGCGCCGAGCCTGCCGTTCATCAACACCTTCGTGGAGCGGCGGGACCTGTGGCTGCTGAAGAAGTACGGCCTGCCCCGCCTGTACTGGGACGGGATGCTCCGTGGTCGCGCGTGA